From Acidobacteriota bacterium, a single genomic window includes:
- a CDS encoding carboxypeptidase regulatory-like domain-containing protein codes for MRTGDIAGQCRLRRRPAPPAPARARSAARGYRGGMGHRKTGRHLFHRRGGRPAAGWLPLVAAAVALAGPTGRLEGEVRAPDTRPVPGATVAAFRAGPHPAVALTATDGTGAFRLDRLPAGRYDVEVGGSGRGARVRVEGVEVAPPFRSVLDLTLEGPPAETERVRRLGGGDEAPRITVRLTDEDGRPLPRGWLRLSPHAHRADPLLVRTDERGEGAGGPLAPGPYRIAAGRAGYLTLEVGPLEWGGTLAVHVRLLPAPAGRRPPLDTLVPPPRFLPPRAPEGEPPGEGPGGTAK; via the coding sequence GCGTTCCGCTGCGCGGGGCTATCGTGGCGGCATGGGCCACCGGAAGACGGGTCGCCACCTCTTCCACCGGCGCGGCGGGCGGCCCGCCGCCGGCTGGCTGCCGCTCGTCGCGGCGGCGGTGGCCCTGGCCGGCCCCACCGGGCGGCTGGAGGGCGAGGTCCGGGCGCCCGACACGCGCCCCGTGCCGGGGGCGACGGTGGCGGCGTTCCGCGCCGGACCGCATCCCGCCGTCGCCCTCACCGCCACCGACGGCACGGGGGCGTTCCGCCTCGACCGGCTGCCGGCCGGCCGCTACGACGTCGAGGTCGGCGGATCGGGCCGGGGGGCGCGGGTCCGCGTCGAGGGCGTCGAGGTCGCCCCCCCGTTCCGCTCGGTGCTTGATCTCACGCTCGAGGGTCCGCCCGCGGAGACGGAGAGGGTGCGGCGGCTCGGGGGCGGCGACGAGGCGCCCCGCATCACGGTCCGCCTCACGGACGAGGATGGCCGACCGCTTCCCCGCGGCTGGCTCCGCCTTTCCCCCCACGCCCATCGAGCGGATCCCCTCCTGGTGCGGACCGACGAGCGAGGGGAGGGGGCCGGGGGGCCGCTCGCTCCGGGCCCCTACCGGATCGCGGCGGGCCGGGCCGGTTATCTGACGCTCGAGGTCGGCCCGCTCGAGTGGGGCGGCACGCTGGCGGTGCACGTCCGCCTCCTCCCGGCCCCGGCGGGGAGGCGTCCTCCGCTCGATACGCTGGTGCCGCCCCCGAGGTTCCTGCCGCCGCGCGCCCCGGAGGGAGAGCCGCCAGGAGAGGGGCCTGGCGGGACGGCGAAGTAA
- a CDS encoding VWA domain-containing protein, translating to MTGHRAALFLLGAAALVPAAAQDLEPRRGFGVTIERPESGEAVIGRQEIVARVRAPRPEEIAYVEFFLDGRLLFIDREAPYSVTHDFGPRARVHVIRAVAHHRDGPAASDFVITGALDINDVVNVQRVILDVSVRDRARRPVTGLVAGDFEVLEDGRPQRIVEVSTEERPILAAILIDSSGSMKDRIAAAQEAACRFIAGLRDGDRAFVIAFDEDVYLIQPVTGDRDALCAAVRSTEAVGGTALFDALDAAYRVLYREKAERRAIVVLTDGEDTESRLDRKALLTEARVSDVVVYAIGLDVPLLSGARRGLVEIAEETGGRALFIEKPDELGDAYAAIAEELRSLYQIVYASDNETLDGRFVTVEVRLPGRRGLEVRHRKGYFAVPPGPSPGGSPSGARGGRNLGGGTSVSSGGRLPAGAGRRRTCTASVPPHSSGPTSSVR from the coding sequence GTGACCGGGCACCGGGCCGCCTTGTTCCTGCTCGGCGCCGCCGCTCTCGTGCCGGCGGCGGCTCAGGATCTGGAGCCTCGGCGCGGCTTCGGGGTGACGATCGAACGTCCGGAAAGCGGGGAGGCGGTGATCGGCCGCCAGGAGATCGTCGCCCGGGTCCGTGCGCCGCGGCCGGAGGAGATCGCCTACGTCGAGTTCTTTCTCGACGGCCGGCTCCTGTTCATCGACCGGGAGGCCCCCTACTCGGTCACACACGACTTCGGCCCGCGGGCGCGGGTCCATGTCATCAGGGCGGTCGCCCACCACCGGGACGGACCGGCGGCGTCGGACTTCGTGATCACCGGCGCCCTCGACATCAACGACGTGGTCAACGTGCAGCGGGTGATCCTGGACGTCTCCGTCCGCGACCGGGCGCGGCGGCCGGTCACCGGTCTCGTTGCCGGCGATTTCGAGGTTCTCGAGGACGGGCGGCCGCAGCGGATCGTGGAGGTCTCCACCGAAGAGCGTCCCATCCTCGCGGCAATCCTGATCGACAGCTCGGGATCGATGAAGGATCGGATCGCCGCGGCGCAGGAGGCGGCCTGCCGCTTCATCGCCGGCCTGCGCGACGGCGACCGGGCTTTCGTGATCGCCTTCGACGAGGACGTCTACCTCATCCAGCCGGTGACGGGCGATCGCGATGCACTGTGTGCCGCCGTCCGGTCCACCGAAGCGGTCGGGGGTACGGCGCTCTTCGACGCCCTCGACGCCGCCTATCGCGTCCTGTACCGGGAGAAGGCGGAGCGGCGCGCCATCGTGGTGCTCACCGACGGGGAGGACACCGAATCGCGCCTCGATCGGAAGGCGCTGCTGACCGAGGCGCGGGTCAGCGACGTCGTCGTGTACGCCATCGGGCTCGACGTTCCGCTTCTGAGCGGCGCGCGGCGGGGACTGGTGGAGATCGCGGAGGAAACGGGAGGCCGGGCGCTGTTCATCGAAAAGCCGGACGAGCTGGGCGACGCCTACGCCGCGATCGCCGAGGAGCTCCGCAGCCTGTACCAGATCGTCTACGCCTCGGACAACGAGACGCTCGACGGGCGGTTCGTGACGGTCGAGGTCCGGCTGCCCGGGCGTCGCGGGCTCGAAGTCCGCCACCGGAAAGGTTACTTCGCCGTCCCGCCAGGCCCCTCTCCTGGCGGCTCTCCCTCCGGGGCGCGCGGCGGCAGGAACCTCGGGGGCGGCACCAGCGTATCGAGCGGAGGACGCCTCCCCGCCGGGGCCGGGAGGAGGCGGACGTGCACCGCCAGCGTGCCGCCCCACTCGAGCGGGCCGACCTCGAGCGTCAGATAA